Proteins found in one Roseovarius pelagicus genomic segment:
- a CDS encoding N-acyl homoserine lactonase family protein, with the protein MKMHVLDGGRLRMRRRIYVPDADKTEMIELPVMAILFRHPDGNVLFDTGCHPSVSEDAEARWGKLANVMTPIGDHSANVIDSLAAQGLSPDDIDVVVNSHFHPDHCGCNEFFTGARFIVHEAELDAARADDAAAQGYMPQEWDHPMPMDTVAEGHDVMGDGRLICIHLPGHTPGLMGLMAVLEQTGRVLCVSDAVSLRRNLDHDEVPKNAGDPAALLASYARIRAFEAEGAMVICGHDDAQWQSLRKGSDGYE; encoded by the coding sequence ATGAAAATGCATGTACTGGATGGTGGACGGTTGCGGATGCGGCGGCGCATCTACGTCCCTGACGCCGACAAGACCGAGATGATCGAACTGCCCGTCATGGCGATCCTGTTTCGCCACCCGGATGGCAATGTGCTGTTTGACACCGGTTGTCATCCTTCCGTGTCAGAGGATGCCGAGGCGCGCTGGGGCAAACTGGCCAATGTGATGACGCCGATCGGGGATCATTCCGCCAATGTCATTGACAGCCTTGCAGCGCAGGGTCTGTCGCCCGACGATATCGACGTGGTCGTGAATTCGCATTTCCATCCCGATCATTGCGGATGCAACGAATTCTTTACCGGCGCACGTTTTATCGTCCACGAGGCAGAGCTTGACGCCGCCCGTGCCGACGATGCTGCCGCGCAGGGCTACATGCCGCAGGAATGGGATCATCCCATGCCGATGGATACCGTCGCCGAAGGCCACGACGTCATGGGCGATGGGCGACTGATTTGCATACATCTTCCGGGCCATACACCGGGGCTGATGGGGCTGATGGCGGTGCTGGAACAGACCGGGCGCGTGCTCTGCGTCTCTGATGCCGTCAGTCTGCGCCGCAACCTAGATCACGACGAGGTGCCCAAGAACGCAGGCGATCCGGCGGCGCTGTTGGCATCCTACGCCCGCATCCGTGCGTTCGAGGCTGAGGGCGCGATGGTGATCTGCGGCCATGACGACGCCCAATGGCAGAGCCTGCGCAAAGGGAGCGACGGGTATGAATGA
- a CDS encoding xanthine dehydrogenase family protein molybdopterin-binding subunit has protein sequence MNEPTRSVPAEITRPKYIGEKVKRLEDPRLLTGAGRYVADIRMNRMVHLAFVRSDQAHARILSVDADDARAMPGVIAVFTAEDFAYIPDLSAPSRMKDYHATHCPVLARDVVRYVGEPVVVVVARDRYVAEDAAMQVTVDYDTIDATSDPVEAIKPGAVALHDTVPGNLVLERTFATGDAPADIAAAPHVVEGRFRLRRKSPLAIENRAYVADYDRGRDAITLYGSTQVPGVVRDELARLLDLPGNRLRVVAPDVGGGFGGKGSVYPEEVIVTALARQLERPVKYVSDRLEDLTSTSQGFDEIVEARLGFDTEGRFLALDAEIIGDIGAYSITPWTAALEPVQVASFLPGPYRTPAYRGRVRGVCTPKPPTGPYRGVGRPMAVFALERLVDMAAAKLGMDPAEIRRRNLVRPQDFPFRIGSGIRWDHSGFAECLEKAVEVADITGFRARQAKARTEGRWLGLGIGTYAELTGIGSRIAVAPGMPINTGAETASVRIDATGSVTAVFATASHGQSLETTLAQIVAEELGVRPADVTVVQGDTGTTAHGTGTYASRSAVIGGGAAIVTTRTLLKKVKRVAARLFDVTPEEVETGNGEIYVPETNHRIGFGDLARAVYSDMTTLPMEAREVLEAQGNYDPFLGTTTAATHIAEVEIDAETLAIRLTRFLVAEDCGRMINPMVVDGQVHGGVVQGIGVALLEELHFDEAGQLLSASLADYLVPTSAEVPKLEVHHLETELPDNPGGFRGMGEGGTIGAPAAIANAVADAVAHLGLGINELPITPSKLNRLIADNQKTE, from the coding sequence ATGAATGAGCCCACCCGCAGCGTCCCGGCAGAAATCACCCGCCCGAAATACATCGGCGAAAAGGTCAAGCGCCTAGAGGATCCGCGTCTCTTGACCGGCGCGGGACGCTATGTTGCCGATATCCGTATGAACCGGATGGTGCATCTGGCCTTTGTTCGATCCGATCAGGCCCATGCCCGCATCCTGAGCGTCGATGCCGACGACGCACGCGCCATGCCCGGTGTGATCGCTGTCTTCACCGCAGAGGATTTCGCCTATATTCCCGACCTCTCCGCGCCATCGCGGATGAAAGATTACCACGCCACCCATTGCCCGGTTCTGGCCCGTGATGTCGTACGCTATGTGGGGGAACCGGTGGTCGTGGTCGTGGCGCGCGACAGATACGTGGCCGAAGACGCCGCAATGCAGGTCACGGTCGATTACGATACGATCGACGCGACCTCGGATCCTGTCGAGGCGATAAAGCCCGGCGCGGTCGCGCTGCATGACACTGTCCCCGGCAATCTGGTTCTGGAACGGACGTTCGCCACCGGCGACGCGCCCGCCGACATCGCCGCCGCTCCGCATGTGGTCGAGGGTCGGTTTCGTCTGCGCCGCAAATCACCGCTGGCCATCGAAAACCGCGCCTATGTCGCGGATTACGACCGCGGTCGGGACGCGATAACGCTGTACGGCTCGACCCAGGTCCCCGGTGTCGTCCGCGATGAACTGGCGCGGCTGCTGGATCTGCCCGGCAACCGGCTTCGCGTCGTCGCACCCGATGTGGGCGGCGGTTTCGGCGGCAAAGGATCGGTCTATCCCGAAGAGGTCATCGTGACCGCCCTCGCCCGGCAACTCGAACGCCCGGTCAAGTATGTCTCGGACCGGTTGGAGGATCTGACATCCACCAGTCAGGGCTTTGATGAGATCGTCGAGGCGCGGCTGGGCTTTGACACCGAGGGGCGGTTTCTGGCGTTGGATGCTGAAATCATCGGTGACATCGGGGCCTACTCGATCACCCCTTGGACTGCCGCGCTGGAGCCGGTCCAAGTGGCCAGCTTCTTGCCCGGCCCCTATCGCACCCCCGCCTATCGCGGGCGGGTCCGGGGCGTATGCACACCAAAACCGCCAACCGGCCCATATCGCGGTGTCGGACGTCCGATGGCAGTGTTCGCGCTGGAACGGCTGGTGGACATGGCCGCAGCAAAGCTGGGGATGGACCCGGCAGAAATCCGGCGGCGCAATCTGGTACGACCTCAGGATTTCCCCTTCCGCATCGGGTCCGGTATCCGCTGGGATCACTCCGGTTTTGCCGAATGTCTGGAAAAGGCAGTCGAGGTCGCCGATATCACCGGTTTTCGCGCCCGTCAGGCCAAGGCGCGCACCGAGGGGCGCTGGCTCGGTCTGGGCATCGGTACCTATGCAGAACTGACCGGGATCGGATCGCGTATCGCCGTGGCCCCCGGCATGCCGATCAATACCGGAGCCGAGACAGCGTCGGTTCGTATCGACGCGACAGGAAGCGTGACGGCCGTATTTGCCACGGCCTCGCATGGGCAGAGTCTCGAAACCACGCTGGCGCAGATCGTGGCCGAAGAGTTGGGCGTGCGCCCCGCCGATGTCACGGTTGTGCAGGGCGATACCGGCACCACGGCGCATGGCACTGGCACCTATGCCAGCCGTTCGGCTGTGATTGGCGGCGGCGCGGCCATCGTCACGACGCGCACACTGCTGAAAAAGGTCAAGCGGGTGGCGGCCCGATTGTTCGATGTGACCCCCGAAGAGGTTGAGACCGGGAATGGCGAAATTTACGTCCCCGAAACCAACCACCGCATCGGCTTTGGTGATCTGGCGCGCGCGGTCTATTCCGACATGACCACCCTGCCGATGGAGGCGCGCGAGGTGCTGGAGGCGCAAGGGAATTACGATCCCTTCCTAGGCACCACCACCGCGGCCACCCACATCGCCGAGGTCGAGATTGATGCCGAAACGCTGGCAATCCGACTGACCCGGTTCCTCGTCGCCGAGGATTGCGGGCGGATGATCAACCCAATGGTCGTGGACGGACAGGTGCATGGTGGCGTTGTGCAGGGCATTGGCGTGGCGCTGCTGGAAGAGCTGCATTTCGATGAGGCAGGACAATTGTTGTCGGCCAGCCTCGCCGACTACCTCGTGCCGACCTCGGCAGAGGTGCCCAAGTTGGAAGTGCACCACCTTGAAACCGAACTGCCTGACAACCCCGGCGGGTTCCGCGGCATGGGCGAAGGCGGCACCATCGGTGCCCCTGCTGCCATAGCCAACGCCGTTGCCGACGCTGTGGCACATCTGGGACTGGGCATAAACGAACTTCCGATCACACCGAGCAAACTGAACCGGTTGATCGCAGATAATCAAAAAACGGAGTAA
- a CDS encoding SDR family NAD(P)-dependent oxidoreductase — protein sequence MNFGLTGRVALVTGGGRDTGGDIARSLAAEGAIVAVNYRSSADEAAAVVTDIEAAGGTAKAYQADISDYDQVKTMVAAIVADHGKVDILINNAGYVKYGRFVDSTPEDWKAQMDVCLYGAIHCCHAVAPHMIDNNWGRIISLIGDSSRIGEANLSMAAATRAGTVALGKSLAREMGRNNVCVNAVSLGLVQTAHSDAEFLEKNMEKIVRAYPLRRIGTPDDIAPLVTFLASDQASWITGQVISANGGFSMV from the coding sequence ATGAATTTCGGACTGACCGGCCGCGTGGCCCTTGTAACGGGTGGCGGGCGCGACACCGGCGGAGACATCGCCCGCTCTTTGGCGGCAGAGGGTGCCATCGTCGCGGTAAACTATCGCAGCTCGGCGGACGAAGCGGCCGCCGTCGTGACGGATATCGAGGCGGCTGGCGGAACCGCCAAGGCCTATCAGGCCGACATCTCCGACTATGATCAGGTCAAGACGATGGTCGCGGCCATCGTTGCAGACCACGGCAAGGTCGATATTCTGATCAATAACGCGGGTTATGTGAAATACGGTAGATTTGTCGACTCGACCCCCGAAGACTGGAAGGCACAGATGGATGTCTGCCTCTATGGCGCGATCCATTGTTGCCATGCTGTCGCGCCGCACATGATCGATAACAACTGGGGGCGCATCATCAGCCTGATCGGTGACAGTTCTCGCATCGGCGAGGCAAACCTGTCGATGGCCGCTGCAACCCGTGCAGGAACCGTGGCGCTCGGAAAATCGCTGGCGCGCGAGATGGGACGCAACAATGTCTGCGTCAATGCCGTCTCGCTGGGGCTGGTCCAAACGGCGCATTCGGATGCCGAGTTTCTGGAAAAGAATATGGAAAAGATCGTGCGCGCCTATCCGCTGCGCCGTATCGGTACACCAGATGACATCGCGCCCCTTGTGACGTTTCTCGCCTCTGATCAAGCATCATGGATCACCGGGCAGGTCATCAGCGCCAATGGCGGTTTCAGCATGGTCTGA
- a CDS encoding class I adenylate-forming enzyme family protein, with the protein MIRTDLIAPLAELLPRQAAAYPDKVAFDDRHRAITYAALAAEVAALASQYRAMGLEPGGAVGVWLPNSVDWIVSVLAAIRAGGIAVPIAYDARQDEMAYRVADAGVGIFITRSEKAGALADLGGAVPDVTILADDDPNAERPDLRALCAEAAVGITLPPDDIDATSMIVYTSGTTGKPKGVMLTTRSMLWVNAACWASVVGLGPDDRVLSPLPLFHSYALNFSVLSIIATGASEYVMERFSPREAMDLLEQGNFTIMPGVPTMFHYLMLAAKEEGRNPFHSVRRCVSAGAIMPASLNDAFEDSFGIELLDGYGITETSTMVTMNWANAARVPGSCGLPLPGLAVRLVDSDDNDVPFGDEGELIVRGPNVMQGYYGKPEATEAALKAGWYRTGDLARSDASGYLTITGRLKELIIRGGQNIAPAEVEDTVQKLAGVRDCAVVGIPHETLGEVPVAFVVPEAEMPTLQAVKDFCARTLSNYKLPHDVVAVSEIPRTGSGKIMRFRLRDGYTQPENA; encoded by the coding sequence ATGATCCGCACTGACCTGATCGCCCCGCTGGCCGAGCTTTTGCCCCGACAGGCGGCGGCCTATCCAGACAAGGTGGCGTTCGATGACCGGCATCGCGCCATCACCTATGCCGCCCTCGCAGCAGAGGTCGCGGCGCTGGCCAGCCAGTATCGCGCGATGGGGCTGGAGCCGGGCGGCGCGGTTGGCGTCTGGCTGCCCAATTCCGTCGATTGGATCGTCTCGGTTCTGGCCGCGATCCGCGCGGGCGGCATCGCGGTGCCGATCGCCTATGATGCCCGGCAGGATGAAATGGCTTACCGCGTCGCAGATGCGGGTGTGGGCATTTTCATCACGCGCAGCGAAAAAGCGGGCGCGCTGGCCGATCTGGGTGGCGCAGTGCCCGATGTCACAATTCTGGCTGACGACGACCCAAACGCAGAACGGCCCGATTTGCGGGCGCTGTGCGCCGAAGCCGCTGTGGGTATCACGCTACCACCCGACGATATCGACGCAACGTCGATGATCGTCTACACCTCTGGCACAACCGGCAAGCCCAAGGGTGTCATGCTGACGACGCGCTCGATGCTCTGGGTCAACGCGGCCTGTTGGGCATCCGTGGTCGGGCTGGGTCCTGACGACCGGGTGTTGTCACCACTGCCGCTGTTTCATTCCTACGCACTCAATTTTTCGGTTCTGTCGATCATCGCCACCGGTGCCAGCGAATACGTCATGGAACGGTTCTCGCCTCGCGAGGCGATGGACCTGCTGGAACAGGGCAACTTTACCATCATGCCGGGCGTTCCGACCATGTTTCATTACCTGATGCTGGCCGCAAAGGAGGAAGGCCGGAACCCCTTCCATTCGGTGCGCCGCTGCGTGTCTGCCGGCGCGATCATGCCCGCATCGCTGAACGACGCGTTCGAGGACAGCTTCGGCATCGAACTGCTCGATGGGTATGGCATCACGGAAACCTCCACCATGGTCACGATGAACTGGGCCAATGCGGCGCGCGTACCGGGCTCTTGCGGACTGCCTCTGCCGGGCCTTGCCGTGCGGTTGGTCGACAGCGACGACAACGACGTGCCGTTCGGGGATGAGGGCGAGCTGATCGTGCGCGGCCCCAACGTCATGCAAGGCTATTATGGCAAACCCGAGGCGACTGAAGCCGCATTAAAGGCAGGATGGTATCGTACCGGCGATCTCGCCCGGTCAGACGCATCGGGCTATCTGACCATCACCGGCCGGCTCAAGGAGCTGATCATCCGGGGCGGCCAAAACATCGCGCCCGCCGAAGTCGAGGATACAGTTCAGAAACTGGCCGGTGTGCGCGATTGCGCCGTCGTCGGCATCCCGCACGAAACATTGGGCGAAGTACCAGTCGCCTTTGTCGTACCGGAGGCCGAAATGCCCACCTTGCAAGCCGTCAAAGATTTTTGCGCGCGAACGCTGTCAAACTATAAACTGCCGCATGATGTCGTCGCAGTGTCCGAGATTCCCCGGACTGGCTCTGGCAAGATCATGCGCTTTCGTTTGCGTGACGGCTATACCCAACCCGAAAATGCCTGA